Proteins found in one Desulfobacterales bacterium genomic segment:
- a CDS encoding 4Fe-4S dicluster domain-containing protein translates to MSEKVTLTRRQVLKGAGALTLTGATSLVPDGIAFAAEKEAPRWAMVMDLRRCNGCRACTVACKAEFDVPLGAFRTAVIEEIHGKFPSTEKLFLPTRCNHCEGNEEDKIPPCVKACPEYPKDRRTFKTSDGKTIRYRGGATYKRPDGLILFDNQYCTGCGKCIEACPYGARAFNKRLKAGKDSTKFAIVKCSSCNHRIEKGVAPACVNICPAGARIFGDLNDPASDVSKLNKEFGFLDKQNKTTLLPGEKTRPMNFYIDPDGALQKMAAARKKYEKNEAYQDRII, encoded by the coding sequence ATGAGTGAAAAAGTTACGCTTACACGTCGTCAGGTTCTAAAGGGAGCGGGCGCGCTGACCCTTACCGGGGCGACCAGTCTGGTCCCGGACGGTATTGCGTTCGCGGCCGAAAAAGAGGCACCGCGGTGGGCGATGGTCATGGATCTCAGGCGGTGCAACGGCTGTCGGGCATGTACCGTTGCCTGCAAGGCCGAGTTCGATGTTCCCCTGGGTGCTTTCCGGACGGCTGTCATTGAGGAAATTCACGGCAAATTCCCCAGCACCGAAAAGCTCTTTTTGCCGACGCGGTGTAATCACTGCGAGGGAAACGAGGAAGACAAAATTCCACCCTGCGTTAAGGCCTGCCCGGAATACCCCAAGGATCGACGCACATTTAAAACTTCTGACGGTAAAACCATCCGGTATCGCGGCGGGGCCACCTATAAGCGCCCGGACGGACTTATCCTTTTCGATAATCAGTATTGTACCGGCTGCGGCAAATGCATCGAGGCGTGTCCTTACGGCGCCCGGGCCTTTAACAAACGCCTTAAGGCCGGCAAGGACTCCACCAAGTTCGCCATCGTCAAATGTTCGTCCTGCAACCATCGCATTGAAAAGGGGGTGGCTCCGGCCTGTGTCAATATTTGTCCCGCAGGAGCGAGAATATTCGGAGACTTGAATGATCCGGCCAGCGATGTTTCAAAATTGAACAAAGAATTCGGTTTTCTGGATAAACAAAACAAAACAACCCTGCTCCCGGGAGAAAAGACAAGACCCATGAACTTTTACATCGACCCGGATGGGGCGCTTCAAAAAATGGCTGCGGCCAGGAAAAAATATGAAAAAAATGAAGCCTATCAAGACCGTATTATATAA
- a CDS encoding molybdopterin-dependent oxidoreductase has translation MNKDINRRDLIRLGVASAAVLATGKVMRSQALAGTVKFIKGGKDFSPETGVERKMIPTACWSCVTRDSMIGFVEDGRLVKLEGHPDSIRGRGKICAKGAAGINQLYDPDRILYPMKRAGKRGEGKWKRISWDDALTDLAARMKKLRDEGHPEKLAFHYGRMKGSSEKIVKGFLGSFGTKTISGHTAICETGKWVGQELTWGKHYDNWDFENTKYVLNFGSGVMEAGTNSIPTWQRLVDAMVDRDVKMVTFDVRLSNTAARSTEWVPITPGTDGVVVLAMCREIMEAGLYDKDFFQYIKATEDYKASTDEKVSALKAHLAQYTPEFAEKISGVPAAKIKSIALEFAKAKPACVISYRGAVAHLNGTDTERAVQMLAAITGNIDNPGGRCRAVSASWKYPKFPKAPKTKDLGIGKGFKGQVAYPTHGVDHQVLKMIKDGKAGRPEIYMWFCYTPVYANGECQESIDILKDETLIPFTVNVNAYYDESAALADLLLPHPSYLEWMDWENMVSATQVAEYYIRQPLVKPMGESRMMGDVVCDLANRMGFPLGFNSMEEFVKKSCEKTPGVKEAGGFDYMMKHGVWHDPNIKPDYYMYKYKRGDKHLKAEGVIFDEATGVYWNWKKSKAKSEAEAKKKGYTLTKNAVKGYVGQQFGDKVYKGFNPDRVNKSGYFELYSELLKLKKFPPLPTYTPMSDHQNLAPNELILTSYKVPVQIHSRSANCKWLTEIFHDNPAKINSKTAKRLGIKNGDKIKVKSDVGEITIKADVNEDVVPGIIAISHHLGHWEYGRYASGNKAPLAGDNDPDLALKPWTTYGVHPNWVIKKQPDPVSGQWANQSTVVTVTKA, from the coding sequence ATGAATAAAGACATTAATCGCCGTGACCTTATCCGGCTTGGCGTGGCAAGTGCCGCGGTCTTGGCAACCGGAAAAGTAATGCGCTCGCAGGCCCTGGCCGGGACAGTAAAATTTATTAAAGGGGGAAAAGATTTTTCACCCGAGACCGGTGTGGAACGAAAAATGATTCCAACGGCCTGCTGGTCGTGCGTGACCAGAGATTCCATGATCGGTTTTGTGGAGGACGGCAGGCTGGTCAAGCTGGAAGGACACCCTGATTCCATCCGGGGAAGAGGAAAGATATGCGCCAAAGGCGCCGCGGGGATCAACCAGCTCTATGATCCGGACCGAATTCTGTATCCCATGAAACGGGCAGGAAAGCGTGGGGAAGGCAAGTGGAAGCGCATCAGTTGGGACGACGCCCTGACCGATTTGGCGGCGCGCATGAAAAAACTGCGTGATGAGGGCCATCCGGAAAAGTTGGCGTTTCACTATGGCCGCATGAAAGGGTCTTCCGAAAAAATAGTTAAAGGCTTTCTCGGTTCTTTCGGCACCAAAACCATCTCCGGTCATACTGCCATCTGTGAAACAGGCAAGTGGGTAGGACAGGAGCTTACCTGGGGCAAGCATTACGATAACTGGGATTTTGAAAATACCAAATATGTTCTTAATTTTGGCAGCGGTGTGATGGAGGCGGGTACCAATTCCATCCCAACATGGCAGCGGCTGGTTGACGCCATGGTGGATCGGGATGTCAAGATGGTTACTTTTGATGTCAGGCTTTCCAACACGGCGGCGCGATCAACCGAGTGGGTGCCGATAACGCCGGGCACTGACGGTGTGGTGGTTCTTGCCATGTGCCGCGAAATCATGGAAGCGGGCCTTTATGATAAAGATTTCTTTCAGTACATTAAGGCTACTGAGGATTACAAGGCCAGCACGGATGAAAAGGTAAGCGCCTTGAAGGCGCACCTGGCCCAATATACGCCCGAATTCGCCGAAAAGATCAGCGGGGTACCGGCGGCCAAAATCAAGTCCATTGCGCTTGAGTTTGCCAAAGCCAAACCGGCCTGCGTCATCAGCTACCGGGGAGCCGTGGCCCATCTTAACGGGACCGATACCGAGCGGGCGGTGCAGATGCTGGCAGCCATTACCGGCAACATCGACAACCCCGGTGGCCGCTGCCGGGCTGTAAGCGCTTCATGGAAATATCCAAAATTTCCCAAGGCGCCCAAAACCAAAGATCTTGGTATCGGCAAAGGATTTAAAGGCCAAGTTGCGTACCCGACCCATGGGGTCGATCATCAGGTCCTCAAGATGATCAAGGACGGCAAAGCCGGCCGCCCTGAAATTTATATGTGGTTCTGCTACACCCCGGTATATGCCAACGGGGAGTGCCAGGAAAGCATTGACATCTTAAAAGATGAAACGTTGATTCCGTTTACCGTTAATGTCAATGCCTATTATGACGAATCGGCCGCGTTGGCGGACCTTCTCCTGCCCCATCCGTCCTATCTGGAATGGATGGACTGGGAAAATATGGTTTCCGCGACCCAGGTTGCTGAGTATTACATCCGGCAACCGCTGGTCAAACCGATGGGTGAGAGCCGCATGATGGGCGATGTTGTGTGTGATCTGGCCAACCGGATGGGATTTCCACTGGGTTTTAATTCGATGGAAGAATTTGTCAAAAAATCGTGCGAAAAAACACCGGGCGTAAAAGAAGCCGGCGGGTTTGATTACATGATGAAACACGGCGTCTGGCATGATCCCAACATAAAACCGGATTATTACATGTATAAATACAAAAGAGGCGACAAACATCTCAAAGCAGAGGGGGTCATCTTTGATGAGGCCACCGGTGTTTACTGGAACTGGAAAAAATCCAAAGCCAAGAGTGAGGCCGAGGCCAAGAAAAAAGGGTACACCCTTACCAAGAATGCCGTTAAAGGCTATGTCGGCCAGCAGTTTGGCGACAAGGTATATAAGGGCTTTAATCCTGACAGGGTAAACAAATCCGGGTATTTTGAGCTGTATTCCGAACTCCTGAAGCTAAAAAAATTCCCCCCCCTGCCGACTTACACGCCGATGTCCGACCATCAGAATCTGGCCCCCAATGAGCTTATTTTAACGAGCTACAAGGTGCCGGTCCAGATCCATTCCCGTTCGGCCAACTGCAAGTGGCTGACGGAGATCTTTCATGACAATCCGGCCAAGATTAATTCAAAAACGGCCAAACGTCTGGGGATCAAGAATGGGGACAAGATCAAGGTCAAGTCGGATGTCGGTGAAATTACGATCAAGGCCGACGTAAACGAAGACGTGGTTCCCGGTATCATTGCCATCTCTCACCATTTGGGTCATTGGGAGTATGGCCGTTACGCGTCCGGTAACAAGGCGCCGCTGGCGGGCGACAACGATCCAGATCTTGCGCTTAAACCCTGGACGACGTACGGCGTACATCCGAACTGGGTTATTAAGAAACAACCGGATCCGGTCAGCGGCCAGTGGGCC